The nucleotide sequence ATCATGATCCCGCTGCTGGGCTGGATCGTGCTCCTTTCGGCGGTGCTTCACTCCGCGCGCCGGCTGCCGCACTGGTCGAGACTCGAGGAGGTCTGATGCTCGCGATTCGCGATGTCACCCGGCGCTATGGAGACCTGGTCGCGCTCCACCAGGTCTCTTTCGACGTCCATCCCGGCGAGGTCGTCGGGTTGCTCGGCGCCAACGGAGCGGGCAAGAGCACGCTGCTCAGAACGGCCGCGGGTCTTCAACCTCCCGATCAAGGTCTCGTGGAGGTCGAAGGGATCGACGTCTGGAACGAACCCCAGGAGGCGAAGCGCCGCCTGGGCTATGCCGCGGAGGAACCCAGTTTCTATGAAGAGCTGTCGGCGGACGAATACCTCGCTTTCATCGCCATGCTGCGCAAGCTCGATCCGAGCGCCGCTCGGCGCCGCGCGCACGAGCTCCTCGACCGTCTCGGACTCAAGGGACGAATCGACGAGCCCGTTCATCAGTTCTCGCATGGCATGCGCAAGAAGCTGTCGTTCGTGGCCGCCGTGCTCCATCGCCCCGCCGTCCTCCTGTGCGACGAAGCGCTCGACGGATTCGATGCCGCCGGAGCTCTCGAGGCCAAGGCCGAGCTCCGTGCTCTGGCGGCCGACCGCGCCGCGGTGCTGTTCTCCAGCCACGTCACCGAGACCATCGAGCGGCTCTGCGACCGCGCGGTCCTGCTCCACGCCGGCCGCGTGGCCCGCCAGCTCCCCCGCGCCGCGTGGGGCGACCCCGCGCCCGGGCC is from Candidatus Eisenbacteria bacterium and encodes:
- a CDS encoding ABC transporter ATP-binding protein, with amino-acid sequence MLAIRDVTRRYGDLVALHQVSFDVHPGEVVGLLGANGAGKSTLLRTAAGLQPPDQGLVEVEGIDVWNEPQEAKRRLGYAAEEPSFYEELSADEYLAFIAMLRKLDPSAARRRAHELLDRLGLKGRIDEPVHQFSHGMRKKLSFVAAVLHRPAVLLCDEALDGFDAAGALEAKAELRALAADRAAVLFSSHVTETIERLCDRAVLLHAGRVARQLPRAAWGDPAPGPSPLEREFLAVAGVER